A stretch of Candidatus Auribacterota bacterium DNA encodes these proteins:
- a CDS encoding NAD-dependent epimerase/dehydratase family protein yields MSQEGLVFFGINLIRHLLAKGQCVTSFDIAEFNYSDVKKKVNIITGDVRDKAAVATAMEGIDVVVHGAAALPLYPVEDIFSTNTNALSKVTQSLDFLN; encoded by the coding sequence TTGTCACAGGAGGGGCTGGTTTTTTTTGGGATCAATCTTATCAGGCATCTTCTGGCAAAAGGCCAATGTGTAACCTCTTTCGACATCGCTGAATTCAACTACTCGGACGTCAAAAAGAAGGTCAATATAATCACCGGCGACGTGCGCGATAAAGCGGCAGTGGCAACCGCCATGGAGGGGATCGACGTGGTAGTTCATGGAGCCGCTGCCCTCCCCCTCTACCCCGTGGAGGATATTTTCTCAACTAATACAAACGCATTAAGTAAAGTTACACAATCGCTTGATTTTTTGAACTGA
- a CDS encoding trimeric intracellular cation channel family protein, translating into MDITSHSIIYMLDLLGIASFAFSGALRAIRRRPDLVGITILAGATAIGGGMIRDALLGGGAGMLRDWRYPAVILASALVTAIFPKKLTERETFFKYFDALGLGIFSAIGATIALRSGLGFLWAMFVAGITGAGGGVVRDVLLNEMPLVLYKEVYITAVAIGAAALWIGRQFLGLGELTGFFLGMTITITIRAAAIYRSWSLPRVNLAARNNNWNRPLSGEWTFDEEENE; encoded by the coding sequence ATGGATATAACATCTCACAGTATCATTTACATGCTTGATCTTCTGGGTATCGCCAGCTTTGCATTTTCAGGCGCCCTGCGGGCGATCCGTCGGCGGCCCGACCTGGTGGGCATCACAATTCTGGCTGGGGCCACCGCCATCGGCGGCGGGATGATCCGCGATGCGCTCCTGGGCGGTGGCGCGGGCATGTTACGCGACTGGCGCTACCCTGCCGTTATACTCGCGAGTGCGCTGGTCACCGCCATTTTTCCCAAGAAGCTGACTGAGAGGGAGACTTTTTTCAAATACTTTGATGCCCTTGGCCTCGGCATATTCTCCGCCATCGGGGCGACAATAGCATTGCGGAGCGGCCTCGGCTTTCTATGGGCGATGTTTGTCGCCGGCATAACCGGCGCCGGCGGCGGGGTGGTCCGTGATGTGCTGCTTAACGAGATGCCGCTCGTGCTCTATAAAGAGGTATATATCACCGCCGTAGCCATAGGCGCGGCTGCTCTGTGGATCGGGAGGCAATTTTTGGGATTGGGCGAACTCACCGGCTTCTTTCTTGGAATGACCATCACCATTACAATCCGAGCCGCGGCAATCTATCGTTCATGGTCGCTGCCGAGGGTGAACCTGGCGGCGAGGAACAATAATTGGAATCGTCCATTGTCAGGAGAATGGACTTTTGATGAAGAGGAGAATGAATAA